The proteins below come from a single Terriglobia bacterium genomic window:
- a CDS encoding NAD(P)H-hydrate dehydratase: MEILTGEQMRRVDRRAIESLGIPGLLLMESAGRGIAEALLADFPDARARGIVVLCGKGNNGGDGLVAARFLARAGLVPKVILLAAGDELSGDAATNLRAARASGLTVLEAVGLEDWERQKGVLRERGPVVLDALLGTGVRGGARGLPARVIDDLNRSGATVVSVDLPSGLDSDSCRVEGPAVSAARTYTLCRPKIALVLEPASAFSGAWKVLPIGIPDVAVAEENPDLEWLDAAALSGALPVRRANAHKGTYGHLLAVAGSRGKAGAAALVARAALRTGVGLVTVATPASALPVVAAQQAEVMTEPLDETASGAISAAASARVLDLLLSRTALALGPGLGTEPSTRDLVTAVLSGRKRPAVIDADGLNALAAGGPDALRRAGSADTPWVLTPHPGEAARLLECSAAAVQEDRLGAARRLAEAAGAVVVLKGHRTVIAAPRGRASINASGNPGMATAGSGDVLTGVIGALLARGLDPMKACRIAVFVHGDAGDRAAAAKGQEGMIAADLMERLPEAILALGGPEEGQPW, translated from the coding sequence ATGGAGATCCTCACGGGCGAGCAGATGCGCCGGGTGGACCGGAGGGCGATCGAGTCCCTCGGGATCCCCGGTCTCTTGCTGATGGAGTCCGCGGGTCGCGGGATCGCCGAAGCCTTGCTCGCCGACTTCCCTGATGCTCGCGCGCGCGGCATCGTGGTGCTCTGCGGCAAGGGGAACAACGGAGGGGATGGGCTCGTGGCCGCCCGATTCCTCGCGCGGGCCGGTCTCGTCCCGAAAGTGATCCTGCTCGCCGCGGGGGACGAGCTCTCGGGGGACGCCGCGACGAACTTGAGAGCCGCGCGAGCCAGCGGCTTGACGGTTCTCGAGGCGGTGGGCCTCGAGGACTGGGAGCGGCAGAAGGGGGTCCTGAGGGAGCGCGGGCCCGTGGTCCTCGACGCCCTCCTGGGAACGGGAGTTCGCGGGGGCGCGAGGGGGCTTCCCGCCCGGGTCATCGACGACCTGAACCGATCCGGCGCCACGGTCGTCTCCGTCGATTTGCCGTCGGGGCTCGATTCGGACTCGTGCCGGGTCGAAGGTCCGGCGGTGAGCGCCGCGCGGACCTACACCCTCTGCCGCCCGAAGATCGCGCTGGTCCTCGAACCGGCATCCGCCTTCTCGGGGGCGTGGAAGGTCCTCCCGATCGGCATCCCGGACGTCGCGGTCGCCGAGGAGAATCCGGACCTCGAGTGGCTGGACGCCGCCGCGCTCAGCGGCGCGCTGCCGGTCCGTCGGGCGAACGCGCACAAAGGTACCTACGGCCATCTCCTCGCGGTCGCCGGCTCCCGCGGAAAAGCGGGAGCTGCGGCGCTCGTTGCCCGGGCCGCGCTGAGGACGGGCGTCGGGCTGGTGACGGTCGCGACCCCCGCCTCCGCGCTTCCCGTCGTCGCGGCGCAGCAGGCCGAGGTGATGACGGAGCCGCTGGACGAGACCGCGTCGGGAGCGATCTCGGCGGCGGCTTCCGCGCGCGTCCTCGACCTCCTCCTGTCCAGGACCGCGCTGGCGCTCGGACCCGGCCTCGGCACGGAGCCCTCGACCCGGGACCTGGTGACGGCCGTGCTCTCCGGGCGGAAGCGACCGGCGGTGATCGACGCCGATGGCTTGAATGCCCTGGCAGCCGGGGGACCGGACGCCCTCCGCCGCGCGGGCTCCGCCGATACGCCATGGGTCCTGACGCCCCATCCCGGCGAAGCGGCGCGCCTCCTCGAGTGCAGCGCGGCCGCGGTTCAGGAAGACAGGCTCGGCGCGGCGCGACGCCTCGCCGAAGCGGCAGGAGCGGTGGTCGTCCTGAAGGGACACCGGACCGTGATCGCCGCTCCCCGGGGACGGGCTTCGATCAACGCGAGCGGAAATCCTGGGATGGCGACCGCAGGTTCCGGCGACGTCCTCACCGGGGTCATCGGCGCGCTCCTCGCCCGTGGGCTCGACCCCATGAAGGCGTGCCGGATCGCGGTGTTCGTCCACGGCGACGCCGGCGACCGGGCCGCCGCCGCGAAAGGTCAAGAGGGGATGATCGCGGCCGATCTAATGGAGCGGCTGCCTGAGGCGATCCTCGCGCTCGGCGGCCCGGAAGAAGGCCAGCCGTGGTGA
- the tsaE gene encoding tRNA (adenosine(37)-N6)-threonylcarbamoyltransferase complex ATPase subunit type 1 TsaE: MGRALGRGLKGGELILLEGDLGLGKTVFARGVAAGLGVLPEDVSSPSFTLVQEYTGGRKPMFHVDLYRVDDPEEIGTLGLEEILSGGGVVLVEWGEKLPPYLRREAIAVRFHDVGEGSRRIEIATSGKPAERPQGDA; encoded by the coding sequence ATGGGCCGCGCGCTCGGGCGGGGGCTCAAGGGCGGAGAGCTGATCCTGCTCGAGGGGGACCTCGGCCTCGGGAAGACCGTCTTCGCCCGAGGGGTCGCCGCCGGCCTCGGTGTCCTCCCGGAGGACGTCTCCTCTCCCTCCTTCACCCTCGTGCAGGAGTACACGGGCGGACGGAAGCCGATGTTCCACGTGGACCTGTACCGGGTCGACGATCCCGAGGAGATCGGCACGCTCGGCCTCGAAGAGATCCTCTCGGGCGGCGGTGTCGTGCTGGTGGAGTGGGGCGAGAAGCTCCCGCCGTACCTGAGGCGCGAGGCGATCGCCGTTCGCTTCCACGACGTCGGCGAAGGCTCCCGCCGGATCGAGATCGCGACCTCAGGGAAGCCCGCGGAGCGGCCCCAGGGCGACGCCTAA